One Propionispora hippei DSM 15287 genomic window carries:
- a CDS encoding transcriptional regulator, giving the protein MLLRIGAKVINLYKIHQILDNIMLMRSRGYSQLETSESFGLDRTVISKLETLGEIRRGGKVAIIGFPIKNCEEIDAVARQTGIDYCLVLSEQGRQDFIKQRSGLELFNDFVRILSQLRTYETVIVIGSDKRVALFGALLDKEIVAIKIGESPLVADEYVDPAKVRTIMEQLL; this is encoded by the coding sequence ATGTTGTTGCGCATCGGAGCTAAAGTCATCAACTTGTATAAAATCCACCAAATACTGGACAATATTATGCTCATGCGTTCCCGAGGCTACTCCCAATTGGAAACGTCTGAATCTTTCGGACTGGACCGTACGGTCATCTCTAAACTGGAAACGCTGGGAGAAATCCGGAGAGGCGGTAAAGTGGCCATTATCGGGTTTCCAATAAAAAACTGCGAGGAAATTGATGCTGTTGCCAGACAGACCGGCATTGACTACTGTCTGGTACTATCGGAGCAGGGCCGGCAGGACTTTATCAAGCAAAGGTCAGGGCTGGAATTGTTCAATGATTTTGTCCGCATTCTTTCTCAATTGCGGACCTATGAAACGGTGATTGTCATTGGCTCCGATAAGAGAGTCGCCCTATTTGGCGCCTTGCTTGACAAGGAGATTGTGGCTATTAAGATTGGCGAATCGCCGTTGGTGGCTGACGAATATGTAGACCCGGCAAAGGTACGTACTATTATGGAACAGCTTTTATAG
- the srlA gene encoding PTS glucitol/sorbitol transporter subunit IIC produces MDLLAHLATGFIALFQKGGTVFAGLVTGIIPTLVVLITAVNSLIGLVGEEKVNNIAKLCTGNIILRYTIFPVIAVFFLTNPICYSFGRFLPEKYKPAFQDASISFVHPITGLFPHANSAELFVWMGISQGITQLGLPLGELAVRYFITGVIVILMRGIITEKATLYMFRKNGISVD; encoded by the coding sequence ATGGATCTATTAGCACATTTAGCGACAGGTTTTATCGCATTGTTCCAAAAAGGCGGTACAGTTTTTGCAGGCTTAGTTACAGGCATTATCCCCACTCTTGTTGTTCTTATTACGGCGGTAAACTCACTGATTGGCTTAGTGGGTGAAGAAAAGGTAAACAATATAGCTAAGCTGTGTACCGGCAACATTATCCTGCGTTACACCATATTCCCTGTTATTGCGGTATTTTTCCTAACTAATCCGATTTGCTATAGTTTTGGTCGTTTCCTGCCGGAAAAATATAAACCGGCTTTCCAGGATGCATCGATCTCCTTCGTTCATCCGATCACTGGACTTTTCCCGCATGCAAACTCGGCTGAATTGTTCGTTTGGATGGGCATCTCGCAAGGTATTACTCAGCTCGGCCTTCCTCTTGGTGAACTGGCAGTTAGATACTTTATCACAGGCGTTATCGTTATCTTAATGCGCGGCATTATTACCGAAAAAGCAACCCTTTACATGTTCCGTAAAAATGGAATCAGCGTAGACTAA
- the lysS gene encoding lysine--tRNA ligase → MSDNEQVTPQEETTGLNELMRARREKLTAIEALDIEPFGRKYNFTHHAADVLESFETLEGQTAKLAGRIMSIRGHGKTCFAHLMDMSGKIQLYFRQDAIGEEEYRKIHLLDIGDILGVEGTVFRTQRGEISLKISSFEILSKSLRPLPEKWHGLKDVEMRYRQRYLDLIVNPEVRQTFVTRSKIIRALRCFLDARDFLEVETPMMHPIAGGAAARPFITHHNALDMKLYMRIAPELYLKRLIVGGFEKVYELGRMFRNEGISIKHNPEFTMVELYQAYADHEDVMKLTEELIASVAKEVLGTTKITYQGQEIDLTPPWNRMTMPEAIKKFAGVDFDSVKTIEEARALADQLGVKYEAKDGVGGILNHVFEEVAEEHLIQPTFITGHPTEISPLAKRNKDNPDITDRFEAFIFAREIANGFSELNDPIDQKGRFLEQVAQRESGDDEAHMMDEDYVTALEFGLPPTGGLGIGIDRLVMFLTDSYSIRDVLLFPHMRHKE, encoded by the coding sequence ATGTCAGACAATGAACAAGTAACGCCACAGGAAGAAACAACCGGCTTAAATGAATTAATGCGGGCCCGCCGTGAAAAGCTGACGGCTATCGAGGCACTGGATATTGAACCTTTTGGCCGTAAGTACAATTTTACGCATCATGCGGCCGATGTCTTAGAAAGCTTTGAAACGCTGGAAGGTCAAACGGCTAAACTCGCCGGACGTATTATGTCTATTCGCGGACACGGAAAAACCTGTTTTGCCCATCTCATGGACATGAGTGGCAAGATACAATTGTATTTTCGCCAGGATGCGATAGGTGAAGAGGAATACCGGAAAATCCATCTGCTGGATATTGGTGATATTTTAGGGGTGGAAGGAACGGTATTCAGAACACAGCGCGGTGAAATCAGTCTTAAAATCAGCAGCTTTGAAATTCTGTCGAAATCGCTGCGGCCCCTGCCGGAAAAATGGCATGGACTCAAAGATGTGGAAATGCGTTACCGGCAGAGATATTTGGATTTGATTGTAAACCCCGAAGTACGCCAGACTTTTGTGACTCGCAGCAAAATTATCCGGGCTTTACGGTGTTTCCTGGATGCAAGAGATTTCCTGGAAGTGGAAACCCCGATGATGCATCCCATTGCCGGCGGTGCGGCAGCCCGCCCGTTCATTACTCACCATAATGCTTTGGATATGAAGCTGTATATGCGGATTGCGCCGGAGCTTTATTTAAAACGTCTGATTGTCGGCGGCTTTGAAAAAGTCTATGAACTCGGCCGTATGTTCCGGAACGAAGGCATTTCCATTAAACATAATCCTGAGTTTACTATGGTGGAACTCTATCAGGCCTATGCTGACCATGAAGATGTTATGAAGCTTACCGAGGAATTGATTGCTTCCGTGGCGAAAGAAGTGCTTGGCACGACGAAGATTACTTATCAAGGGCAGGAAATTGATTTGACGCCGCCTTGGAACCGGATGACCATGCCGGAAGCTATTAAGAAATTTGCCGGTGTTGATTTTGATTCGGTCAAAACAATCGAAGAAGCGAGGGCGTTGGCTGATCAATTAGGTGTGAAATATGAAGCAAAAGACGGTGTTGGTGGAATCTTAAATCATGTGTTTGAGGAAGTTGCCGAAGAACATCTGATTCAGCCTACCTTTATTACCGGACATCCGACTGAAATTTCGCCGCTGGCTAAACGGAATAAGGACAACCCCGATATAACCGATCGTTTCGAGGCCTTCATCTTTGCCCGTGAAATTGCTAACGGATTCTCGGAGTTAAATGATCCTATCGACCAGAAGGGCCGTTTCCTGGAACAGGTGGCCCAAAGAGAGTCCGGTGATGATGAAGCGCATATGATGGATGAAGATTATGTGACCGCTTTGGAATTCGGCTTGCCGCCGACAGGCGGGTTGGGGATTGGCATTGACCGGCTGGTGATGTTCCTGACCGACAGTTACTCTATACGGGATGTGCTGTTATTCCCGCATATGAGACATAAGGAATAA
- the greA gene encoding transcription elongation factor GreA codes for MAEKQIILTLEGLKKTEQKLDYLKSVRRREVAERIKQAIEFGDISENSEYEDAKNEQAFIEGEILTLEKTLRNAQVIDEGEISTDIVAVGATVRLKDLEFSDELEYTIVGSAEADPTECKISNESPVGAAILGQKVGSIVEVNVPAGILKYEILDIKR; via the coding sequence ATGGCAGAAAAACAGATTATCCTTACGTTAGAGGGATTAAAGAAGACCGAACAAAAGCTGGACTACTTAAAATCAGTAAGACGGCGTGAGGTAGCCGAGCGCATTAAGCAAGCCATAGAATTTGGCGATATCAGCGAAAACTCGGAATATGAAGATGCGAAAAATGAACAGGCCTTTATTGAAGGTGAAATCCTTACCCTGGAAAAAACCTTGCGCAATGCTCAGGTTATTGATGAAGGAGAAATCAGTACTGATATTGTTGCAGTTGGTGCGACCGTTCGCTTAAAGGATTTGGAGTTTTCCGATGAATTGGAATATACCATTGTTGGTTCGGCTGAGGCTGATCCGACTGAGTGTAAGATCTCTAACGAATCGCCTGTCGGAGCGGCCATTCTGGGGCAAAAGGTAGGCAGCATCGTGGAAGTAAATGTCCCGGCAGGAATATTAAAATATGAAATTCTGGATATCAAACGTTAA
- a CDS encoding transcriptional regulator GutM translates to MERFMLFLFVMYSLQMLLTYFQIKNLRKTLAESRQKGLVGMGSKKRKLTAGNIVVLVTDEAGDVVEGRMMKGFSVLARFKELPGVKGCNVARLKERVLAEPDKKRDVAMLEAIEQIERQLNKAEETEAAAECLA, encoded by the coding sequence ATGGAAAGGTTCATGTTATTTCTTTTCGTCATGTATTCTCTGCAAATGCTATTAACTTACTTCCAAATAAAAAACCTAAGAAAGACACTGGCCGAGTCCAGACAGAAAGGGCTTGTCGGTATGGGCAGTAAAAAACGGAAACTGACGGCAGGTAATATTGTGGTATTGGTTACCGACGAAGCCGGCGATGTTGTGGAAGGCCGCATGATGAAGGGATTCAGTGTGCTGGCTCGCTTCAAGGAATTACCCGGTGTAAAAGGCTGTAACGTTGCGCGGCTAAAAGAAAGAGTACTGGCTGAGCCGGATAAAAAGCGGGATGTTGCTATGCTGGAAGCTATCGAACAAATCGAAAGGCAGCTCAATAAAGCTGAGGAAACCGAAGCGGCGGCCGAGTGCCTGGCGTAA
- a CDS encoding sugar-binding transcriptional regulator, translated as MPKIIDGSRLVVKCCKLYYEENYTQNEIAKLLEISRPTVSRLLKEGKESGVVRIEIVNPLQDNFESLERRVEQLYGLKEVIIVEDEADVSLQTKNAAKAAASYLMRIVKPGNTIGVSMGTMVKAVAKYIDIQGNLNLTFVPLVGGVGQSQREIHPNEIITELAKSFGGNFKLLHAPAVVSNENIKKEILKEQSIKEVLDHTKLCNVGLVGIGSPTDPASTIMGSGYFNLNDTSNLQKAGAIGDVCLRFYDIHGHTEQFDFNKRVVGIELEDLKKIDIMIGVACGENKVMAIIGALNSKLINVLVTNYSNALKIAAFKEEN; from the coding sequence ATGCCCAAGATTATTGATGGTAGCCGGTTGGTTGTGAAGTGCTGCAAACTGTACTATGAAGAAAACTATACGCAAAATGAAATCGCTAAGCTGTTGGAAATTTCACGCCCTACGGTGTCGCGGTTGTTAAAAGAGGGTAAAGAATCGGGCGTTGTCCGCATCGAGATTGTCAATCCTCTGCAGGACAATTTTGAATCGCTGGAACGGCGTGTGGAGCAATTATACGGTCTTAAAGAAGTTATTATTGTTGAAGATGAAGCAGATGTTAGTCTCCAGACTAAGAACGCAGCCAAGGCGGCAGCCAGCTATCTGATGCGCATTGTGAAACCGGGAAATACAATCGGTGTTTCCATGGGAACGATGGTTAAAGCTGTCGCAAAATACATTGATATTCAGGGGAACCTGAACTTGACCTTTGTGCCGCTGGTTGGCGGTGTCGGACAATCGCAGCGGGAAATTCATCCTAATGAAATTATTACCGAACTGGCTAAATCGTTCGGCGGTAATTTTAAACTGCTCCATGCCCCGGCGGTTGTCAGCAATGAAAACATCAAGAAAGAAATTCTCAAAGAACAGAGTATAAAGGAAGTGCTGGACCACACTAAATTGTGTAATGTCGGTCTGGTGGGTATCGGATCACCTACCGATCCGGCGTCAACTATTATGGGCAGCGGCTACTTTAATTTGAACGATACGAGTAATCTGCAGAAGGCCGGTGCAATTGGCGATGTTTGTCTGCGCTTTTATGATATTCACGGTCATACCGAACAGTTTGACTTTAATAAACGGGTCGTCGGTATTGAACTTGAGGATTTGAAGAAAATTGACATTATGATTGGTGTGGCCTGTGGCGAAAATAAGGTCATGGCGATTATCGGGGCCTTAAACAGCAAGCTGATCAATGTATTGGTGACAAACTATAGCAATGCCTTGAAGATTGCAGCGTTTAAAGAAGAAAACTGA
- a CDS encoding sugar-binding transcriptional regulator: MQKIVDDSRLIVKCCKLYYEENYTQNEIASILGVSRPTVSRLLKEGKETGIVRIEIINPLRNNFESLERKIEKLFGMKEVIIVEDEADDRLQTIQVAKAAAEYLMRIVKPGNTVGVSMGNTVKCIANYIANPGKLNLTFVPFIGGVGQSQREIHPNEIITDLARAFGGSFKLLHAPAVVSNENIRKEILKETSIKEVLDYAKLCNIGLVGVGSPTDPASSMMSSGYFNLYDTSNLDKAGAIGDICLRFYDIEGNTDRFEFNKRVVGIEMEALKRIETMIGVACGEKKVMAIIGALHSKLINVLVTNYSNATAISNYAEQR, translated from the coding sequence ATGCAAAAAATTGTGGATGATAGCCGGCTGATAGTAAAATGCTGTAAATTGTATTATGAAGAAAACTATACCCAAAATGAAATTGCTAGCATTTTAGGAGTTTCCCGGCCTACAGTGTCTCGACTGTTGAAAGAGGGAAAAGAAACCGGAATTGTCAGAATCGAAATTATCAATCCATTACGCAATAACTTTGAATCGCTGGAAAGAAAGATTGAAAAGTTATTCGGTATGAAAGAAGTTATTATCGTCGAGGATGAAGCGGATGACCGGCTGCAGACGATACAGGTTGCCAAAGCGGCTGCCGAGTATTTGATGCGGATTGTAAAACCGGGAAACACCGTTGGCGTGTCGATGGGTAATACGGTGAAATGCATTGCAAATTATATTGCTAATCCGGGAAAATTAAATCTGACCTTTGTTCCGTTTATTGGCGGTGTCGGTCAGTCACAGCGGGAGATTCATCCCAATGAAATCATTACTGATCTGGCCCGGGCTTTTGGCGGAAGCTTCAAATTACTGCACGCTCCTGCCGTAGTCAGCAACGAGAATATTAGAAAAGAAATTTTAAAAGAAACCAGCATCAAAGAAGTATTGGATTATGCGAAATTATGCAATATAGGATTAGTCGGCGTCGGTTCACCTACCGACCCGGCCTCGTCGATGATGAGCAGCGGTTACTTTAATCTCTATGACACCAGCAATTTGGATAAGGCCGGCGCGATTGGCGATATCTGCCTGCGGTTTTATGATATTGAAGGCAATACCGACCGGTTTGAATTCAATAAACGGGTAGTCGGCATCGAAATGGAAGCGTTAAAACGGATTGAAACAATGATTGGCGTGGCCTGTGGTGAGAAAAAAGTCATGGCGATCATTGGCGCACTGCATAGTAAATTAATTAATGTGCTGGTAACAAATTATAGCAATGCGACAGCCATCAGCAATTATGCCGAGCAACGGTAA
- the srlE gene encoding PTS glucitol/sorbitol transporter subunit IIB, producing the protein MFNKVKIERGPAGFGGPLVIQPTEQKNKVVCVTGGGFHPIALRLAEMTGCELVDGFKTGVPDDQIAVVVVDCGGTARCGVYPKKRVPTVNVLPVGKTGPLAQFITEDIYVSDVKEENITMFDGSAPVPSAAPAAKPAAAARPAQPQPEEKSNFLARFGKAAGKVVGIFFQAGRNTIDICVKSILPFMAFVSMIIGIILQSGIGNIIANFVSPYAGSIPGLLAISVVCSLPVLSPMLGPGAVIAQVVGVLLGVEIGAGHIPPSFALPALFAINPQVGCDFHPVGLSLAEAEPQTIEIGVPVILMTRLITGPASVVIAYFMGIGLF; encoded by the coding sequence ATGTTTAATAAAGTAAAAATTGAAAGAGGCCCTGCCGGTTTTGGCGGACCGTTAGTGATACAACCGACCGAACAAAAGAACAAAGTTGTCTGCGTTACCGGCGGCGGGTTTCATCCGATTGCTCTGCGACTGGCTGAAATGACTGGCTGCGAACTGGTAGACGGTTTTAAAACCGGTGTTCCTGATGATCAAATCGCAGTTGTTGTTGTTGACTGCGGCGGTACGGCTCGCTGCGGTGTATATCCGAAAAAACGCGTTCCTACCGTTAATGTTTTGCCTGTAGGTAAAACCGGTCCTCTGGCTCAATTCATTACCGAAGATATCTATGTATCGGATGTTAAAGAAGAGAACATTACGATGTTTGATGGTTCCGCTCCGGTACCGAGTGCAGCTCCAGCCGCAAAACCGGCAGCCGCTGCAAGACCGGCACAACCTCAACCGGAAGAAAAGAGCAACTTCCTTGCCAGATTCGGTAAAGCAGCCGGTAAGGTAGTGGGTATATTCTTCCAGGCCGGCCGTAATACCATTGATATTTGTGTTAAGAGCATTCTGCCTTTCATGGCATTTGTAAGTATGATTATCGGTATTATCTTACAATCCGGGATTGGTAATATCATTGCTAATTTCGTATCGCCCTATGCCGGCAGTATCCCCGGTTTGCTGGCCATATCTGTTGTGTGCTCCCTGCCGGTGCTGTCACCGATGCTTGGACCAGGCGCCGTTATCGCTCAGGTAGTTGGCGTGTTGCTTGGTGTGGAAATTGGCGCTGGCCATATTCCTCCTTCCTTTGCACTGCCTGCCCTGTTTGCTATCAACCCGCAGGTTGGTTGCGACTTCCATCCGGTTGGTTTGAGCTTGGCTGAAGCTGAACCGCAAACCATTGAAATCGGTGTACCGGTTATTCTGATGACACGGCTTATCACTGGCCCGGCATCTGTAGTAATTGCATACTTCATGGGAATCGGGTTGTTCTAA
- the dusB gene encoding tRNA dihydrouridine synthase DusB translates to MQIGNVILKNPVILAPMAGVTDLPFRLLAKEMGCGLVYSEMVSNKGLLYKNTNTKSIMQSEERERPVAVQLFGSDPDGMAEAAKIVEQAGADIIDINMGCPTPKIVKNGEGSALMKQPELAYRIMVCVTEAVYKPVTVKIRKGWDDDSVNAVEMALLAEKAGISAIAVHGRTREQFYAGQADWSIIKKVKESVTIPVIGNGDVRTPQDAVRMMEETACDAVMVGRAAQGNPWIFRQITHYLATGELVPLPGMDERMDVLFRHLDMLLYYKGEYVGIREMRRHAAWYTKGLPHSNEMRLKFNQAESRQDFIDTVKHYFP, encoded by the coding sequence ATGCAGATTGGAAACGTAATACTGAAAAACCCGGTTATTTTGGCGCCGATGGCCGGTGTGACCGACTTACCCTTTCGGCTGCTGGCCAAGGAGATGGGCTGTGGCCTGGTATACTCCGAAATGGTCAGCAACAAGGGCTTACTATACAAAAATACCAATACGAAAAGCATTATGCAAAGCGAGGAACGGGAGCGGCCGGTAGCCGTTCAGTTGTTTGGCTCCGATCCGGACGGGATGGCTGAGGCTGCTAAAATTGTAGAACAAGCCGGGGCTGATATTATTGATATTAACATGGGGTGTCCCACGCCGAAGATTGTTAAAAACGGTGAAGGCTCGGCACTGATGAAGCAGCCGGAATTAGCGTACCGCATTATGGTCTGTGTAACGGAAGCAGTTTACAAACCGGTAACCGTGAAAATCCGCAAAGGCTGGGATGATGACTCGGTAAACGCTGTGGAAATGGCTCTGTTGGCTGAAAAGGCCGGTATTAGCGCAATTGCGGTGCATGGACGTACCCGGGAACAGTTTTACGCCGGCCAGGCTGACTGGAGTATTATAAAAAAAGTGAAAGAAAGCGTGACCATTCCGGTTATTGGCAATGGCGATGTCAGGACGCCGCAGGATGCGGTAAGGATGATGGAAGAAACCGCCTGCGACGCGGTTATGGTAGGCCGGGCCGCCCAAGGAAATCCCTGGATTTTCCGGCAAATTACGCACTATCTGGCGACAGGAGAGCTGGTGCCGTTACCTGGCATGGACGAACGTATGGATGTTTTGTTTCGCCATCTGGATATGCTGCTTTATTATAAGGGCGAATATGTCGGCATTCGTGAAATGCGCCGTCATGCCGCCTGGTATACAAAAGGCTTGCCTCACTCCAATGAAATGAGGCTGAAATTCAATCAGGCCGAATCCAGGCAGGATTTTATTGATACAGTAAAGCATTACTTTCCTTAA
- a CDS encoding PTS glucitol/sorbitol transporter subunit IIA: protein MKYEVTVTSVGDAAFELLKDTGCLIIFDKCPLTELEEISLMHTPGEIKSPLAVGDKVTMGKHEYIITAIGDEAPKTLSELGHCTFKFTGHSEVELPGQIELKGENKPEITVGDKITIE, encoded by the coding sequence ATGAAATACGAAGTTACTGTTACCAGTGTTGGAGATGCTGCTTTCGAATTATTGAAGGATACCGGCTGTTTGATTATTTTTGATAAATGTCCTTTAACTGAACTGGAAGAAATATCGCTTATGCATACACCGGGCGAAATTAAGAGTCCCCTTGCCGTGGGCGACAAAGTAACTATGGGAAAACATGAGTATATCATTACTGCTATTGGTGACGAAGCACCGAAAACATTAAGTGAGTTGGGTCATTGCACATTCAAGTTTACCGGACATTCCGAAGTTGAACTACCGGGTCAAATTGAATTAAAAGGCGAAAATAAACCTGAAATTACGGTTGGCGATAAAATTACCATCGAATAA
- a CDS encoding shikimate dehydrogenase: MEKFAFILHPLTAKDVSRKFPVVKDLPDPFVETLIKYIPPFKVSTITGIQSPCNEAEGWFIGCPLTSRQMLELPEKYVLNKIIKAGKIAEKLGANVVGLGAFTSIVGDAGITVADHLNIAVTTGNSYTVATAIEGIRQAAAVMDIKLEEANVLILGATGSIGAACAQILAKEIRFLTLAARNGTKLERLAGQIMRHTGLAVRVTSNTKAALKTADIIIAVTSAVDSIIEAEDLKPGAIVCDVARPRNVSRRVAELRDDILVIEGGIVEVPGQVDFGMHFGFPAGTAYACMAETMILALEKRYENFTLGRELTVRQVETIEQLGKKHGFKLSGLRSFERALLPEEVAAIKTNAARKSTALRREIV; encoded by the coding sequence ATGGAAAAGTTTGCATTTATCCTTCATCCTCTTACGGCGAAAGATGTAAGCCGAAAGTTTCCTGTGGTTAAAGATTTGCCCGATCCGTTCGTAGAGACCTTAATCAAATATATTCCTCCCTTTAAGGTTTCCACTATAACCGGGATACAATCACCCTGCAATGAAGCGGAAGGCTGGTTTATCGGCTGTCCGCTGACATCACGGCAAATGCTGGAGCTGCCGGAGAAGTACGTGCTGAACAAGATCATCAAAGCCGGCAAGATCGCGGAAAAATTGGGGGCAAACGTGGTTGGACTGGGAGCGTTTACTTCGATTGTCGGCGATGCGGGAATCACTGTTGCCGATCATCTGAACATTGCCGTTACCACAGGTAATAGCTATACGGTAGCCACGGCTATTGAGGGAATCCGGCAAGCTGCCGCTGTCATGGACATAAAGCTGGAGGAGGCTAATGTTTTAATACTGGGGGCAACCGGTTCGATTGGTGCGGCCTGTGCGCAAATTCTGGCCAAAGAGATCCGTTTCTTGACTCTGGCCGCTCGCAACGGAACGAAGCTGGAACGGCTGGCCGGGCAAATTATGCGCCATACGGGCCTGGCTGTGCGGGTAACATCCAATACAAAAGCTGCCTTAAAAACGGCGGATATCATTATTGCCGTAACCAGCGCGGTAGATAGCATCATTGAGGCGGAAGACCTGAAACCGGGGGCCATCGTATGCGATGTGGCAAGACCGCGCAATGTGTCCAGAAGGGTAGCAGAACTGAGAGACGATATTTTAGTCATTGAAGGCGGTATTGTTGAAGTACCGGGACAGGTCGATTTCGGTATGCATTTTGGCTTTCCGGCTGGCACGGCCTATGCCTGCATGGCGGAAACTATGATCCTGGCCCTGGAAAAAAGATACGAAAATTTTACATTGGGACGTGAATTAACCGTCAGGCAGGTGGAAACAATAGAGCAACTGGGTAAAAAACATGGGTTCAAATTGTCCGGACTCCGTAGTTTTGAGCGCGCTTTGCTGCCGGAAGAGGTAGCTGCCATAAAAACAAATGCCGCAAGGAAAAGTACTGCTTTGAGGAGGGAAATCGTTTAG
- a CDS encoding quinate 5-dehydrogenase, with protein sequence MKRIVSISLGSSERDHHSVETIGGQPVAISRIGTDGSIKKAMELIRQMDGQVDAFGLGGTDLYIYAGGKQYTFRESARLAGVARKTPVVDGSGLKNTLERRVIQFLDDQRIVQFQNTPVLLVCAVDRFGMAEALAERGSKLVFGDLLFGVGLPLPLHTLTGLARLARCLAPVITRLPVRFFYPTGLSQREATPRFGSYFREAAVIAGDFHYIRRYMPDSLAGKSIITNTVTAQDMALLKERGVKTLITTTPWMSGRSCGTNVLEGVLVALAGKRPEELTGQDYERWLTELDIRPRIECWG encoded by the coding sequence GTGAAACGCATTGTCAGTATTAGCCTGGGATCATCAGAACGCGATCACCATTCCGTTGAAACAATCGGTGGTCAACCGGTTGCTATTTCCCGTATAGGCACAGATGGAAGTATAAAGAAGGCCATGGAGCTGATTCGCCAGATGGATGGGCAGGTAGATGCCTTTGGTCTGGGCGGGACTGATCTTTATATTTATGCCGGTGGAAAGCAATACACCTTTCGTGAAAGTGCCCGGCTGGCAGGGGTGGCCAGGAAAACGCCGGTCGTTGATGGCAGTGGCCTTAAAAACACTTTGGAACGGCGGGTCATTCAATTTTTGGATGATCAGCGCATTGTACAATTTCAGAACACCCCAGTATTGCTGGTCTGTGCGGTAGATCGTTTTGGCATGGCCGAGGCCTTGGCGGAACGGGGCAGTAAGCTGGTCTTTGGCGATTTACTGTTCGGTGTGGGTTTGCCGTTGCCACTACATACTTTGACCGGCCTGGCAAGGCTGGCGCGTTGCCTGGCTCCTGTGATTACCCGGCTCCCCGTCCGGTTTTTCTATCCCACCGGATTAAGTCAACGAGAGGCAACCCCCCGGTTTGGCAGTTACTTTCGTGAAGCGGCGGTTATTGCCGGTGATTTTCATTATATCAGGCGGTATATGCCGGATAGCTTGGCAGGCAAGAGCATTATCACCAATACCGTTACCGCCCAGGATATGGCGCTGCTCAAAGAACGCGGTGTGAAGACGCTGATAACGACTACACCATGGATGAGCGGACGGTCTTGCGGCACGAATGTGCTGGAGGGAGTGCTTGTTGCCTTAGCGGGCAAACGGCCGGAAGAACTTACTGGACAGGATTATGAACGGTGGTTAACCGAGCTGGATATAAGGCCCCGGATCGAGTGCTGGGGATAG